A single window of Nicotiana sylvestris chromosome 3, ASM39365v2, whole genome shotgun sequence DNA harbors:
- the LOC138887417 gene encoding uncharacterized protein encodes MDEEDAEKTAFITPWGMYCYKMMSFGLKNAGATYMRAMTTIFHDIIHKKIEVYVDEVIIKSRRSTDHIADLRKFFNRLRRMLKKDATTYWTEEGHKAFDKIKEYLSKPPKEVKGQALADHLAENHVDGEYEALKTYFLDEEVPFVEKTSLKHTMIHADMIRVQPNKLNATNAPWPFSAWGMYVIGSVEPAVSNGHKFILVAIDYFTKWVEATSYKAVTRLVLESIITGKDANLNSDLIKAMCETFKIKHKNSTGYKPQINGAIEAANKNIKNILRKMVHNYKQWHEKLPFSLLGYRTTIHTSTGATSYLLVYGTKLVILAEVETPSLRIIQEVELSNAEWAQSRYEQLALIDGKRMNALCHGQLYQNRMARDFNKKVRPRQFTPGQLVLKRIFLHQDKAKGKFSLSWQGPYMVHRVLIGGAFILVEMDGEIWKKPINSDAVKRYYI; translated from the exons atggacgaagaggatgctgaaaAGACAGCCTTTATCACACCATGGGGGATGTATTGCTATAAAATGATGTCGTTTGGCCTAAAGAATGCTggagccacttacatgagagccatgacaaccatttttCACGACATAATACACAagaaaatagaggtgtacgtggatgaagtcatcatcaaatccagaagAAGTACGGATcatatagcagacttgagaaaattctttaaTCGGCTTCGAAG aatgttgaagaaagatgctacAACATATTGGACAGAAGAAGGCCataaggccttcgacaaaatcaaggagtatttaTCTAAACCACCT aaggaagtcaaagggcaagcattggcagatcatttggcagaAAATCATGTAGACGGAGAATACGAAgcattgaaaacgtattttctcGATGAGGAAGTACCATTTGTGGAGAAGACATCACTGAAGCATACGATG ATACATGCTGATATGATACGAGTACAACCCAATAAACTTAATGCAACAAATGCACCATGGCCTTTCTCCGCTTGGGGAATGTATGTCATCGGCTCAGTCGAACCCGCTGTTTCTAATGGACATAAATTCATTTtggtagccatagactatttcacaaaatgggttgaagccacaTCCTACAAGGCTGTAACAAGGCT ggttctagagtcaatcatcacCGGCAAAGATGCCAATCTTAATAGTGATTTAATAAaggctatgtgtgaaactttcaagatcaagcataagaattccacaggATATAAGCCGCAAATTaatggagccatagaagccgccaacaaaaacatcaagaatatACTGAGGAAAATGGTACATAattacaaacaatggcacgagaagctaccatTTTCTCTGCTTGGATATCGTACCACAATTCACACATCGACTGGGGCAACTTCTTATTTATTAGTTTACGGTACTAAATTAGTTATCCTGGCTGAAGTAGAAACCCCTTCtctaagaatcatacaagaagttgagctcAGCAATGCAGAATGGGCACAAAGTCGCTATGAACAACTGGCCCTCattgatggaaagagaatgaatgcattATGTCACGGTCAACTCTATCAAAACAGAATGGCAAGAGAtttcaacaaaaaggtcagaCCAAGGCAATTCACGCCGGGGCAATTGGTACTAAAACGAATCTTCCTGCATCAAGACAAAGCTAAAGGAAAATTTTCACTCAGTtggcaaggtccctacatggttcatcgggtactaataggaggagcgtttatacttgtagaaatggacggagaaatttggaaaaaacctatcaactcagacgcagtcaagagatactatatttAG